CTGGCCCACGCGTGATCCGGTCTGATGATTGCCGCTTCTGGAGAAATCGTCGTTTCGGCTCATTTTGCTACCCAGCGGCTGAACATGGATGTGGAAAGTGCGCGTTGGCTCGCACGTTCGCGAAGAATAAGTTCGCCCGATTCGACTGTTCCGCCAAGACCGGTGAAACGGTCGCGCACCAGCTCGTGAATGGCGAAGAAGGAAGCGCGGATCGAATAGGCGGTCAGAATGACGGCCAGCGCGTTTGGCGTGAGAATGGAACGACAGGTATCGACCATTGCAGGCAGATGTTCGAACAACTGCCAGACTTCGCCGTTCGGACCACGACCATAGGCTGGCGGATCAAGCAGGATGATGTCGTAGAAGCTGCCGCGGCGTTCTTCGCGCTGCACAAACTTCATAGCATCTTCGCAAATCCAGCGGATCGGCTTGTCGGAAAGATCGGCCATCTCCTGATTTTCGCGTGCCCAGACGATCGCCTTTTTGGAAGCGTCAACATGGGTGACTTCGGCACCTGCGCGTGCTGCAACGAGCGATGCAACGCCGGTATAACCAAACAGATTGAGCACTTTCACCGTGCGGCCCGACTTGGCGGCATCGCGGATCAGATTGTCCATGTAGGACCAGTGCGCGGCCTGTTCCGGGAATACGCCAACATGGCGGAATGACGTGAAGCGGCCATGAAACGATATGCCGTCATGCCGCATAGGCCATGTTTCACCCAGAGTTTCACCAAGCGGCAGTTTCGGGAATGCCCAGCGTCCCATGCCTTCTTCATCGGTGTTGCCGGTAAAGACGGCATCGGCCTTGTCCCATTCGCTTTTCGGCAGGCTTGGGAGCCAGATCGCCTGACCTTCCGGGCGCACAATGCGATAAGGACCATACTGCTCAAGCTTGAGGCCATCACCGCTGTCGAGCAATGCATAATCGTTGGACGGTTCTGTTTCGAGGATGACGGGTGCGCGTTCACCCGGGCGCTCGCCCTGATAAGCTTTGATCTCGCGCTGAGGCGCTGCGATGTGCTTTTCTTCAGCAGGCTTTGGTGTGGCTTTTGCAAATTGCGGACGCGGCTTCTTGAAGAACGAAGCCTTGTTGTCCGGCTTGCTCTCATGTTTGGCAGCCGAGCGCGGTTCGTCGTGCTTTGCGCGACCAAAACCGCGCTGCTCTTTACCGCCCGTTGGCTTTTTGCCTTTTCCTTTTGGCGCCTTCACCCGAAACTCCGTGATTTATTTTGGGTTTAGGTAGGGCAAATGACGCCAGAACGAAAGTGAAAAAGAAAAACGGTCGCTATCAGACGTTGGAAACCGTGTTGGCCACATGGCGCTTTTCAGCAGATTCCGCACGTTCCAGAAGCTGTGAGGCTTCTTTTTTGTAGCGTCGCTCGCGACGGCGATGCTTGCCCTGCGTAAGCCAGGTGACGGCAGCGCCGATCAAAGCACCGAGGATAAGCGCACCAAACAGCCAGATAAACAACGGAGCCTGATAGGTCAGTGCTGGATTTCCGGGGTTGAACGGATCAATTGTCAGGCCAATCGTTTCGCGATTGGCCACCGAAAGGGCGATCAGAATGACCGCCAACGGCACCAGAATAACAATCGTTATGACGCGCTTTGCCACCATGATGGATCAGATGGCGCCGTTGAGGCGGTCACGCAGTTCCTTGCCAGTCTTGAAGAATGGCACCCACTTTTCTTCAACATCCACCGTATCGCCGGTACGTGGATTGCGGCCGCTGCGGGCCGGGCGATTTTTTACCGAGAAAGCGCCAAAGCCGCGCAATTCGACGCGGTTGCCATCAGCAAGGGCATTGGTGATCTCTTCAAAAACCGCGCCGACGATGTTTTCGACATCGCGCTGGAAAAGATGCGGATTACGGCTGGCGATAACCTGAACGAGTTCCGATTTGATCACGGCTTTAAACCCCTGTGTTTCTCTTGTCCGGTGAAAGGACTCATTTATTTGCCGGAGTGACACCCGGCGTTCCGTCAACGTGCCAAACCGAAAGAAGTCCGTCAAGGAAGATACGGTCTTTGGCAATTTCCTTTAACATACCATTGGCTTCCTGTGGCACGCCTAGTAGGCGCGCACCGGCATGAATTATCAGATCACGCAGCGAAAAACCGGTGTCATTGCTGACTGCTTTCCATTCAAGCTTGGGCAAATCCTTGGATACGCCCTTGCTGGTGAGCCACGCAACAGCCTCTTCCTCGCCGCCAAGTCCGTCAATCAGCTTCTTGTCCAGTGCCTGACGGCCGGTAAAGACCGCGCCATTGGCCAGAGCCAGCGCTTCCTCATGCGTGAAAGAGCGGCGTTCCTGAACAATTCCGACAAACCAGTCATAAGAATCCATGATCATATTGCGGATCATGTTTTTGGCTTCATCGCTTGCAGGGCTGAAATAATTCGGTTCTGCTTTGAGCGGCGAGGATTTGATTGTCTCGACTTTCACGCCAATTGTATCGAGAAGCTTGGAAAGGTCGGGATATTGGAACAGCACGCCGATTGACCCGACGATGGAGGTCTGGCGCGCAATAATGTGGTCGGACGCGCTGGCAATCATATAGCCAGCCGATGCTGCGAGCGTGCCAACCTGCGTTACAACAGGCTTCTTCTTGGCGATTTTGCGTACGGCTTCATAGATTGATTCGCCGCCAACGGTGGTGCCGCCCGGTGAATCGAGAATAAGGATCACACCTTTGACTGCATCGTCATCGGCAATCTTGTTGAGGCGCTTGATAAGCTCTTCATTCTCAAAAATCGTGCCTTCGATGCGAACCTTTGCAACGTGAGGGGTCGCAAAATTCGGGCCGCGCATGGAGTAGGACGCAATGGCGGCAATGAGTACTGCCAGCAGAAGCAGAAAGGCGATACGCCATACGGTCAGCTTTCTACGCAGCTTGCGTCTTTCGATCAGTGCCTCGGCGTCCTGAGCCATACTCATCCATCCATAATTCAAGCGAAGTGCTGTCGATGTTTTTACTATCTATGTCCCGCAATAGGCAAAGCGACAAGGTCTATCAATAATTTTGTCGCAAGGAGTTTGCTCGCCGGAGAGCGCTGCTGTAATATAAGCTTATTATATGTTAACAATGAAGTGATCGGCTTTTTACCATTGTTAAGAGGCCTGTAAACGCCAGTTTTGCTGCAGTTCCGCAATGTTCATGTCATTTTTGCATGGCAGGTGCGGTGTTTTGTGCCGTGTATTAGTCTTGAGTGACAGGCTAATGCACCCCAAATAAACCGTATTGATCTAAGATAGCATCGGGTGAAAAATTCATTCTCGATGTTTCTGTAAACAGTTGAGCAATAAAGCGGCACTAAAAGCTGCGTTAACAGATTGAGTAATCGAAAAAGACCATGAGCGCCGACACACCACATATTCATGTTTCGCAGGGAGCTGCCACAACAGCACCGAGTGGCGGTGGCATGCATTTTGGAGCGTCTGAAAAGGCAGCTTCGCTGTTTAAGGCTGCCCAGCGTCATTCGATCCGCGTACGCGTGCTCAAAACCGCTCTGCCGGTTGCGGCCATTGCGCTTGCAGCTGTTTTCTCCTGGTACACGTTTCTCGCAACGCCTGCCGCGCCTGTGAAGGTGGAAGTGAACAATGGCGGGGAGAGCGGCAAGCTCGTCATGAGCAATCCACAGCTCAACGGTTATACCAAGGATAATCGTCCTTATTCCATGATTGCGGCCAAGGCCATTCAGGATGCCAAGAATAGCGGCGCAATCGCGCTGGAAGGCATTTCTGCGGAGTTGCCGGTGGGCGATAATGGCAATGCAAAAGTCGAAGCTGCTTCTGGCGTTTACGATAATGCGAACGGTCGTTTGCAACTTGATAAGGATTTTACTGTTACGACAAATGAAGGCCTGCATGCTGTCATGCGATCCGCTGATGTTAATCTCAAAAGCGGTCAGGTGACGACAGACAAGCCGGTTGAAATTCGTAATGGTAGTACGCAGATCAGTGCCGACACCATGCAGATCAAAGAGAGCGGCAAAGTCGTGATCTTTGAAAACAAGGTGCGTGTTGTCATTGACGGCGGTGCAGTTTCGGGCAACAACACGCCTTAAAGTATGTCGCGGAAAAGTGGGAACCGGTTTTCCGTCAGGGCGTGTTGAAGGCAAAGATTTAAAGAGTCTGCGCTTAGCAGATATCGTTTAACGCAGGTTTCTGCGGGTTCTGGTTTCTTTTCTGCGCAGTCAGATATTTCTATCTGGCTGCGTTAAGTTTAAGATCGGGGCTGATTAATTATAGCTTGAGGTGCTGGCCTGAAAGGTTGATACGCTTTTAGGACAGGTTTATGCGTCGAGCAGGGATTTGATACGCTCGGCCTGATTCCAGGGAATGGGATTTGTAGGGGAGCTCGAGAATGATGGAACGCGAGACCGGCAACATGAACAAGAGCATGAAGACCCGCACATTGCGGATGGGATTTGCAGCTTTGGCGCTGGGCCTTGTTGTTGCGCCGGTTTCTGCTCTGGCTCAGGAAGGCCAGCAGGTGCCGTTTGGCAGCCTCCAGCTTTCCGGCGGCAAGAGCCCGATCAAGATCGATGCTGACAAGCTCGAAATGCTCGACAAGGAAGGCAAAGCCATTTTTACCGGCAATGTTTCGGTGGTTCAGGGCGACGCACTTCTGAAGTCCGGCAAAATGATCGTCTTCTATAACAAAGACTCGCAAGGCCAAGGTGGCCAGCCAGCTGGCGGTACCGCTGGTCTGAGCGGTTCAGGCATTGATCGTCTTGAAATCAGCGGCAAGGTTTACCTCAAGTCCGGCACGCAGGTCGCCACTGGCGACACTGGTACTTATGACGGCAAGAGCCAGGTCATGGTGCTTCAGGGCCAGAAAGTCGTGCTGACCGATGGCGACAATGTTGCGACCGGTTGCAAGCTGACGGCCAATATGGGTACGGGCAAGGCTTTCCTGGAAAGCTGCAAGGGCCAGAGCAAGGGTCGTGTATCGATCATCATGGCTCCCAAGGATCAACAGCAGGGCGGTGGCGCGCCCAAGTCCAATTAACCGGAGCGCGCGTGGGATTGTTCTGGAACAAGAAAGCCGACGAGCAGCAGGCCATTTCTGAAAATGCAGCCGCTACTGAGGGTGCGGATGGTGTGATGCCATCTCAGCCTGGCAAGACGACGCGTCTCAAAGGGACGCTGGTCGCTCGTGGACTTTGCAAGAGCTATCGCGGGCGACAGGTCGTCAACGGTGTGTCTTTTGGCGTACGTGCAGGTGAAGCGGTTGGCATTCTCGGCCCTAACGGTGCCGGTAAGACCACATGCTTCTATATGGTGACGGGTCTTGTCCCGGCTGATGCTGGTGCCATTGAAATCGACGGTTACGATGTGACGTCGATGCCGATGTATCGCCGTTCGCGTCTTGGGATTGGCTATCTACCGCAGGAAGCCTCGATTTTCCGTGGCCTGTCGGTCGAAAACAATATCAAGGCCGTGCTGGAAGTGGTCGAGAAGGACCGCAAGAAGCGCGCGACGGAGCTCGACGCTCTGCTCGAAGAGTTTCATATTTCGCATCTGCGCAAGGCGCCTGCCATTTCCCTGTCGGGTGGTGAACGTCGTCGTCTGGAAATTGCGCGCGCCCTTGCTTCACGTCCGAATTTCATGCTGCTCGACGAACCTTTCGCTGGTGTTGACCCGATTGCGGTGTCGGACATCCAGCAGCTCGTGCGTCACCTGACCAGCCGTGGCATCGGCGTGCTCATCACGGACCACAATGTCCGTGAAACGCTTGGTCTTATTGATCGTGCTTATATTATCCATGCCGGTCAGGTGCTGACACATGGTCGTCCTGCTGAAATCGTCGCCAACCCCGACGTGCGCAGGCTCTATCTCGGCGATCAGTTCACGCTGTAAATTACAGTTCCGGTATTGTTTGCCGGAGCATATTCTCATTTTCGAGTGAAGCTTGCCGCGCTGCTTTTGCAAAGCGCGGCATTCTTGCGACTATTTTCCCCTTTTGTCCGAAAAACGCACATTCTGAATTGACAAGCAAGGTTCATACCAGTTTTGATAATTGGAACGCCTTGGTCGAAAACAATTCATATAAAGGCGACTTTGCTAGCGGCTACAGCATAATTCCTCAAACTTGAATCAGTTTGAGGTAAATTATGCTGTAAATATAAAGTGTTAGAGCGAGCTTTGCGCGCCCAAAAGGGCGAGCGGCGGTCTAACAGGCTGGCACGGGCAAAAAACGGGGAAATAAAACAACGAATGGCACTCTCGCCGAAGCTAGATTTTCGTCAATCGCAATCGCTGGTGATGACTCCGCAGTTGATGCAGTCCATCAAGTTGTTGCAGATGACGCATATCGAGCTGGAGCAGTTCATCGATCTGGAGATCGAGAAAAACCCGCTGCTGGACAGAATTGAGGCAGCGAATGATGATTTTGCAGACGCCGAACCTCCTCGGGACAGCGATGACGGAGCTTCGGCGGAAACCTCATCCGATGAAGACTGGTTCAAGACCGATACGGTTGATGACGCGCAAAATCTCTCGTCGACCTTTGACAGTTCGCTCGAAAACATCTTCCCCGATGACCCCGGTCGCAGTGACGACGCGAGCAGTACACTCGACCCGCAATGGAAAACGACCGGTGGCGAAAGCTTCGGCGCTGGCGGCAGCTACGACATTGATCAGGTCACAGCGAGCCGCCCTTCGTTAAGCACCCATGTAGCCGAACAGATCACCTTGTCTTTCGCCACTGCTGCTGATCGTTTCATCGCAACCGCACTTGCCGATGCTTTGGATGAAAGCGGTTATCTGCGTGCCGACACTTCACTGCTTGCGCAAAATCTCGGCGTTGAAACCGCCCATGTTGAGCGCGTGCTTCACGAGATGCAAAGCTTTGATCCTGCGGGGATTTTCGCGCGTGATCTGCGTGAATGCCTGGCGATCCAGCTGCGCCTCAAGGACCGGTTTGATCCGGCCATGGAGGCGCTGATCAATAATCTTGAACTGCTTGCGCGGCGAGATTTTGCAACGCTGAAAAAACTCTGCGGCGTCGATCAGGCTGATCTCCTGGATATGCTTGGCGAGATCCGGGCGCTTGATCCCAAGCCCGGCACACAGTTTGAAGTGTCGGTCGCAGATGTCATCGTTCCTGATGTACTGGTATCACGATCAAGCGACGATGGCTGGGCGATTGAACTCAACCCCGAAGCAATGCCGCGTCTGATCGTCAACAATGAATATTATGCGGAAGTCAGCACCTCGGTAAAAGCTGAGGAAAAGACATTCCTGTCCGATTGCATGCAGTCGGCCAGCTGGTTGGTACGCAGCCTCGATCAGCGCGCTCGCACGATCCTGAAAGTGACACAGGAAATAATTCGCCAGCAGGACGGCTTTCTGCGCCACGGCGTGACCCATCTCAAGCCTTTGAACCTGCGTATCGTCGCTGATGCTGTGGGGATGCATGAATCCACCATCAGCCGTGTCACCGCAAACAAATTCATGGCGACACCGCGCGGCGTGTTTGAATTGCGCTATTTCTTCACCGCTTCCATCGCTTCGTCGGAAGGTGGTGACGCGCATTCATCTGAAAGTGTGCGCCATCGTATCCGTCAGATGATTGATGCGGAGAAGCCCGATGACGTGCTGTCTGACGATGCCATCGTTGATGCCTTGAAAAAGGACGGTGTGGATATCGCGCGAAGAACAGTCGCGAAATATCGTGAATCGATGAATATTGCTTCATCAGTTCAGCGCAGACGCGAAAAGAAAGCTAGATCGTCTGCAGGTTGAAAAAGACTATCCGTAAGATTGCCGCCACGCATTACAAGAATGCCAATCTGAATTAACGTGATGAAACTGTTCTGAATTTTAGTGAATTCTAATTCGCGAAGACAGGATAATTCATTTTCGACTGGAGGGGGATGAGCAACGCGCGAGGATCGGGCTGGTAAAAGCTGCGATTGACAATTTACGTTTCAGTCAATAGAAGCCCCGCTCGCATTGCGATATGCACCCGTAAAGACCGTTAACCGGTGTCCGATTGTTTAAACGAAAGGCAAGGTAATATTTCGGGAAACGCTTCGGCGTTTTCAGCGTTACATAAGAGAACGATGTGCAGCGATCCTTCCGGCATGTGGTTGAAAACATATGACGGAAAATTATTCGACTGGCCGCGTGGATGGCAATGATCGGGAATGGGGCTTTGGCGCTTTTTCAGACTGCAGGAAACGGGGCTAAAATAAGCACAGGACGAAAAGCAGATTTGATGCTGGTTCGCTTTGCGCTTCGCTCGCCTTATGGTTAGACTACGTCCTGTTGTGTAACGCAAATGAGGTGTACCAAATGACTCTGCGTGTATCTGGAAAGCATATGGACGTCGGTGAAGCTTTCACGACCCGGATTATTGATCGGGTTAACGAAGCGGTCGGCAAATATTTTGATCATGGCTTTTCCGGGCAGGTAACGGTCACCAAGTCCGGGTCGCGATTCAGCGCGGATTGTACCTTGCATCTTGATAGCGGTGCCACTTTGCAGAGCACCGGAGATGCGCAGGATCCGCAACTGGCTTTCGATGCGGCTGCAGACAAGATTGAAACACGCTTGCGTCGTTACAAGCGCCGTTTGAAATCGCGCCCTGCGACCGCACCAAATGCGATCTATGATGATGTGGCATATCGTGTTATGGCACCGCTGCCGGAAGAAGAGGAGGACCTTCCGGTTGATTACGCACCGACTATCGTTGCGGAATCGTCTGTTGCCCTTCGCACCCTCTCGGTAGCGTCGGCGGTTGTGGAACTTGACCTGATCGAAAACCCGGTCCTGGTATTCCGCAATGCAGGCAATGATGAAGTGAATATCGTGTACCGTCGTGCGGACGGCAATATCGGCTGGGTGGACCCATCGACGGTTACCCGCCAGGCCGCTCCCCGCGCTTGACGGCAAACCTGAAGCGCACGCAGTTTTCCGCTGTCGTGCGCTTCCCTAAACCGGGCCTTCGATGGCCTGATTGAAGAAGGAACGGAGAGAATGGATCTTAGTGATCTGATTCAGCCAGGGGCGATTATCCCTGCGCTGAAAGCCAGCTCCAAAAAGCAGCTTTTGCAGATTTTGTCTGAAAAGGCCGCGGAACTGACCGGTCTCCCTGAGCGTGAAGTTTTCGAAACAATTCTCCAGCGTGAACGCCTCGGTTCGACCGGGGTTGGCAATGGCGTGGCCATTCCTCACGGCAAGCTGGCAAGCATTGACAAGATTGCAGGAATTTTTGCGCGCCTTGAAACGCCAGTGGATTTTGAAGCACTGGACGATCAGCCCGTCGATCTCGTCTTCTTGCTCCTTGCACCGGAAAATGCTGGCGCCGATCACCTGAAAGCATTGTCGCGTATTGCGCGCATGTTGCGCGATGCAGATACCGTTGCCAAGCTGCGCGGCACCCATGATGCCCAGGCACTTTATTCATTCCTGACAGCACAGCCTGCGACCAACGCTGCCTGATACTGTCCCGTTTAAACAAGCAAGGCCGCCATTCTTTAGAGAACGGCGGCCTTATGCATTTTATCCGACCGAATTTGCTTCGGAGAAAAGCCCGAAATAGCAGCGGTTTCGGTCGCGAAACTTCTTAATGCAGCATCACGGTGCGCAATTCGTGTTCATGCGCGCCCTGCAACGCGGTGGCGCGTACATCGGAAAGAACGATGGGTTCGCCGGTGGCTCCAAACAGCGCCCAGAGTTCAAGACCTGGAGCGATTGGGGGAAGGGCAGGGAAGCTGCGGGTAAGATCGTCGGAACGAATCTTGCGCACGTAAGCCAATTCACCTTCACCCAGATGAGCGAATTCATGTTCAGTGAGAATGTGTCTGTCCATGGTCTTAGCCTCCAATTTCGCAGCACATCATTTGCGATCATACTGCTTAAGAGCTTAACAATTCCATTATAGCGATTTCAGCATGAACCCAGTCTGAACCGGGATCATTCCTTCACTGCTATATTTATACGTTTGATAAGGCGTTCTGGTTCAGGTCTGTCGAGATCAATGGCAAGCAGGCCATTTTTCAGATCACAACCGACGACCCGCATCCCATCTGCCAGAACAAAGACGCGCTGAAACTGACGGGCAGCAATGCCACGGTGCAGAAACTCGCGTTCGGTATCGTCGCTCTGGCGTCCACGGATTACGAGCTGATTGTCTTCAGTCATGACCTCAAGATCGTCACTGGCGAAGCCTGCTACCGCAAGCGTAATGCGCAACCGTTCAGATCCCGTCTCGCCACGCAGACGTTCAATGTTATAGGGCGGGTAGCCGTCGCCGGATTTGGCAATCCGTTCCAGCGTCTTTTCCATTGTGTCGAAGCCCAGCAATAGAGGGCTCGAAAACGGAGTCATTCTTGTCATTGCATCAGTCCTTGGTAAGAAGCGACCGTTATGGAAAGCACCCTTTCGGCGTATCTTTCACTCAACTGATATGGCTTGTGAAAAGCCGGACTTCAAGGGCCGAAAGTGGATTCCCCTCAAAGCATCCTAAAACTGATGCCCTGGAAGCAAAAGCCGTCAACATATGTGGAAAACTGAGTGCCGATGTCAGCGTCGCGCTTCGCTTAACGCATTGCCGAAAGCCGTGGCGAAGCTCTCACGATCATCGGGATTGAGAAAACCACCGACGAGAACACTGTTCTGACGACTTTCAACATGCATCGTCGTGATGCCGATATCCGGTTTTCTGGCGACATTAAATCGTGTCCAGAACGGATGAAACAGATGGCTGGTCATTTTGCCGGAGGCTTCGTATTTTCGGATGGAGAGTTCTGACCGTGAAACGGATATTTCCTCGCGTGCCTTGGCCGCGTGGTAGTTCCAGCGAAAAGCCAGATAGATTGCCAGCACATCGAGGCCAAAAAAGCCGATGATCGGCCAAGCGCCTATTGACCAGAATAATATGCAGACAAACAGCCAGCAGCAGATCATGGCGCCCATCAACACACGAAAACCCGTTCGTCCCAATGAGCGATAAGGCGTCAGCAGAGCTTCAAAAATTGGGGTATCAAATCTGTCTGGATTTGCGCCGTCTGGATGCTGCATGCACATTTGCTCCGGGCTGCGTCAAGCTGTGAACTGTTTTCCGCGGATGGAGCCAAGTATAGAGACAAAATGGAAAACGCCAAAATCAAATCGCCCGTGAATGACGCAGCGACAACTCGGGTTCGTCGCCCGCGTCGGGTTGCAGGCACGCTCTACACGGCTGATGAAATCCACGAGATTTTCCGCCGCTTTTCCATTTTGCGCCCCGAACCAAAGGGTGAGCTCGAACATGTGAATGCCTTCACGCTTCTCGTCGCCGTCGTCTTGTCGGCACAGGCAACAGACGTGGGAGTGAACAAGGCTACCCGTGCGCTTTTTGCGGTTGCCGACACGCCGCAAAAAATGCTGGCGCTGGGCGAAGACACGGTTGGCAATTATATCCGCACCATCGGTCTTTGGCGCAACAAGGCGAAAAACGTCATTCTATTGTCCGAAGCGCTTATCCGCGATTATGGTGGTGAAGTCCCGGATGATCGCGACGAGTTGGTGAAGTTGCCGGGCGTTGGCCGAAAGACCGCCAATGTGGTGTTGAGCATGGCTTTTGGCCACTCAACCATGGCTGTGGACACGCATATCCTGCGCATCGGCAATCGGATTGGTCTTGCACCAGCCAAGACGCCGGATGCGATAGAAGCTATTCTGATGCGGGTTATTCCGAAAGAATATCTGTTTCACGCGCATCACTGGCTCATCCTGCACGGGCGTTACACCTGTAAGGCGCGCAAGCCTGAATGCGAGAATTGCGTGATCGCTGATATCTGCAAATATCCCGGAAAGACCTGTGACGTACCCGCAGCGCTCATTCCGTTACCGCCGCAGTTTTAAAATTTCTCGCTGCGAAATTGCCTTGTGCAGATGAATCATCATCGCAGCCGCAAACAGCGGCGTCAGCAGATTGACGATCGGGATCGCGAGAAATCCCGCAATGACCAACCCCGCGAGGAAGACCGTCACCCCATATTGCGAGCGTAGTGCCTTGGCCTCGCTCTCGGACCGATAACGCATCGCGGCAAATTCAAAGAATTCCCGCCCCAGCAAATAGGCGTTGATCACAAAAAAGGCGATCAGATTGATGCCGGGTACGAAGAGCAGAAAAAGTGCTGCGATATTGCCGAGAATGACCACGCCCAGAAACTTGAGCGACACCACAACGGAACGGCCCAGCGGCAGGGGCGTGCCTGCGGGCTCACCGGGATAGTCTTCACGTTCAACGACGTCCGCAACATCATCAAGGAAGATACCGGCTACAAGTGCGGTGACGGGTGCAATCATTAAAGCGAGAACGAGCGCCAGTCCAAGACCTGCAACAATGGCTGCAGCAATACCGAGCCAGCCAGCCCATTCGGGCATTCCGGGCAACAATTGGGCCATCCACGGCCAGGCTAAAGTAAAAAATAATTGACGAATTCCGACCCAAAGCCCGATCAGCAACAAGAGCGTCAAACCCAGTGTTTTCCACAAAACCGAACGAAACTCCGGCGTTGGAAGGCGTTTAAGGGCTTTTATTGCCGCTTCAATGATCATTCAGGCTCACTTTCGGTGATCTTATGCGATCAAAATAGGAAGGCCGATGGATCGGTACAATATGCGCTACCCACAGGAGGCAGGCTTAACAGGGTGGTCAAAGCACTTGCAAAAGGCTAAACCG
The Ochrobactrum sp. BTU1 DNA segment above includes these coding regions:
- a CDS encoding Hsp20 family protein, with protein sequence MTRMTPFSSPLLLGFDTMEKTLERIAKSGDGYPPYNIERLRGETGSERLRITLAVAGFASDDLEVMTEDNQLVIRGRQSDDTEREFLHRGIAARQFQRVFVLADGMRVVGCDLKNGLLAIDLDRPEPERLIKRINIAVKE
- a CDS encoding DUF2244 domain-containing protein, encoding MQHPDGANPDRFDTPIFEALLTPYRSLGRTGFRVLMGAMICCWLFVCILFWSIGAWPIIGFFGLDVLAIYLAFRWNYHAAKAREEISVSRSELSIRKYEASGKMTSHLFHPFWTRFNVARKPDIGITTMHVESRQNSVLVGGFLNPDDRESFATAFGNALSEARR
- the nth gene encoding endonuclease III, which translates into the protein MENAKIKSPVNDAATTRVRRPRRVAGTLYTADEIHEIFRRFSILRPEPKGELEHVNAFTLLVAVVLSAQATDVGVNKATRALFAVADTPQKMLALGEDTVGNYIRTIGLWRNKAKNVILLSEALIRDYGGEVPDDRDELVKLPGVGRKTANVVLSMAFGHSTMAVDTHILRIGNRIGLAPAKTPDAIEAILMRVIPKEYLFHAHHWLILHGRYTCKARKPECENCVIADICKYPGKTCDVPAALIPLPPQF
- a CDS encoding sulfate transporter family protein, with product MIIEAAIKALKRLPTPEFRSVLWKTLGLTLLLLIGLWVGIRQLFFTLAWPWMAQLLPGMPEWAGWLGIAAAIVAGLGLALVLALMIAPVTALVAGIFLDDVADVVEREDYPGEPAGTPLPLGRSVVVSLKFLGVVILGNIAALFLLFVPGINLIAFFVINAYLLGREFFEFAAMRYRSESEAKALRSQYGVTVFLAGLVIAGFLAIPIVNLLTPLFAAAMMIHLHKAISQREILKLRR